The following proteins are co-located in the Corynebacterium kalinowskii genome:
- a CDS encoding FadD32-like long-chain-fatty-acid--AMP ligase translates to MDLNVAMGRFFNEKGDIVLPDEFTLAAMCELMYQADAAAGGGDREVIRFWDYSDSREGKVVRFTRTQVNTRIKAVAARLQQTGQMGSRVAILAGNSAEYIFAFLGSMYAGMIPVPLYDPNEPGHTDHLTAVLEDAKPNFVLTNSVSAGAVRRLFADKPAAERPRVLSVDSLPDSLAESFVNPLTNPEFLAKLKESKVSPADSIAFLQYTSGSTRTPAGVVLSNRNIMVNVLQIFRAAQLQHPMRLSLWIPLHHDMGMILGAFVTILGVELDLMRPQDFLQRPARWVEQLNRRENDHFVYTVVPNFALDLAVRYGKTEGMELDLSAVDGIINGSEPVTQKSVESFLAEFEQHGLKRVAMRPGYGLAEATLIVAIPRTENRPLFKSFDREQLAQGRAVEVENGTESSSVFASVGEPVEPMHMILVDPETRAELEEGQIGELWIYGDNNAVGYLGREEETKETFHNKLASRLTENSRATGVPEDAIWMATGDLGTIIDGQVYLTSRLKDLIVIAGRNHYPQDIEHTVQVASSHVRPGAVAAFAIEGEDVEKLVIVAERDLDTTEDGDAAAIEAIRTKVTERHGVNPHEVRLVAPDVIKRSSSGKIARRVVRKAYLEQSM, encoded by the coding sequence ATGGATCTCAATGTGGCCATGGGCCGGTTCTTCAATGAAAAGGGCGACATTGTCCTTCCGGACGAATTCACCCTTGCAGCGATGTGTGAACTCATGTATCAGGCAGATGCTGCCGCAGGTGGCGGAGACCGAGAGGTCATTCGCTTCTGGGACTACTCTGATTCTCGCGAAGGCAAGGTCGTCCGGTTCACTCGCACCCAGGTCAACACTCGCATCAAGGCTGTTGCTGCGCGCCTGCAGCAGACCGGCCAAATGGGTTCCCGTGTCGCGATTCTCGCTGGCAACTCTGCCGAGTACATCTTTGCCTTCCTGGGCTCCATGTATGCGGGCATGATCCCAGTTCCCCTCTACGATCCAAACGAGCCTGGACACACTGACCACCTCACTGCGGTGCTCGAGGATGCTAAGCCGAACTTCGTCCTCACCAACTCCGTCAGCGCGGGCGCCGTCCGTCGTCTGTTTGCAGATAAGCCGGCCGCAGAGCGCCCTCGTGTTCTGTCCGTAGATTCCTTGCCAGACTCCCTGGCAGAGTCCTTTGTCAACCCGCTGACCAATCCGGAATTCTTGGCCAAGTTGAAGGAATCCAAGGTTTCACCAGCCGACTCCATCGCCTTCCTGCAGTACACCTCTGGCTCTACCCGCACCCCGGCTGGCGTTGTGCTGAGCAACCGCAACATCATGGTGAACGTGCTGCAGATTTTCCGTGCAGCGCAGTTGCAGCACCCGATGCGCCTGTCGCTGTGGATCCCGCTGCACCATGACATGGGCATGATCCTCGGTGCGTTCGTCACCATTCTTGGCGTTGAACTGGACCTCATGCGTCCGCAAGACTTCCTGCAGCGGCCAGCGCGCTGGGTCGAGCAGCTGAACCGACGCGAGAATGATCACTTCGTCTACACTGTGGTACCAAACTTCGCTCTGGACCTGGCTGTTCGCTACGGCAAGACCGAGGGCATGGAACTGGATCTGAGCGCCGTGGATGGCATCATCAACGGTTCTGAGCCGGTCACTCAGAAGAGCGTCGAGTCCTTCCTCGCAGAATTCGAGCAGCACGGTTTGAAGCGTGTGGCCATGCGACCTGGCTACGGCTTGGCCGAGGCAACCTTGATTGTGGCCATCCCACGCACCGAAAATCGCCCACTGTTCAAGAGCTTTGACCGCGAGCAGCTGGCACAGGGGCGCGCCGTGGAAGTGGAAAATGGCACCGAAAGCTCCTCCGTTTTCGCTTCCGTCGGTGAGCCAGTGGAACCGATGCACATGATTCTGGTTGATCCAGAAACCCGTGCTGAGCTTGAAGAAGGCCAGATCGGTGAGCTGTGGATCTACGGCGACAACAACGCTGTTGGCTACCTGGGGCGCGAGGAAGAAACCAAGGAGACCTTCCACAACAAGCTCGCCAGCCGCCTGACGGAAAACTCCCGCGCAACGGGTGTTCCAGAGGATGCGATCTGGATGGCCACCGGCGACCTCGGCACCATCATTGACGGCCAGGTTTACTTGACCAGTCGCCTGAAGGATCTCATTGTCATCGCAGGTCGTAACCACTACCCGCAGGATATCGAGCACACCGTCCAGGTGGCCAGCTCTCACGTCCGTCCGGGCGCCGTCGCGGCGTTTGCGATTGAAGGCGAGGACGTCGAGAAGCTTGTTATCGTCGCTGAGCGCGACCTCGACACCACCGAAGACGGCGACGCTGCCGCCATCGAGGCCATCCGCACCAAGGTCACTGAGCGCCATGGCGTGAATCCGCACGAGGTTCGTCTGGTCGCGCCTGATGTCATCAAGCGTTCGTCCAGCGGTAAGATTGCACGCAGGGTTGTTCGCAAGGCATACCTCGAACAGAGCATGTAA